The following DNA comes from Centropristis striata isolate RG_2023a ecotype Rhode Island chromosome 3, C.striata_1.0, whole genome shotgun sequence.
TATACCGCCCAAACCTAATTCATACACCATTTGCATACATTGCATATAACTACTCATTTGTGTATTTGGTCATTTCCCCTCTGTTATATATTGCTGGTGTCTTTCATCTCACTGATTTCCACACTTACATGGGATAGTGGTGAAAATGTCATCTGCAGGGCTGGACTGGTCATCTGGCATACCCGGTGGGCCGCCAGGTCATTTGGgctgatgatatatatatatttttttaaatttctaatTTATATTTTGGTTGACTGATTGTTCTGATTCTTTTGAGCCAAGCAGCCAATTTAGTAGACTCATTGGccaatggtaaaaaacaaaacagggggAGGGCCAAGAGCCGAGGCCCCCTCCTCCTTTTGCCCATTGGCTGTCGAACAATCAATCAGTCACGgcacagacaaaataaaaatcaatgcgTAGGAGTCGCAggaaaatgatgagaaaaacaaacgacAAACCCTTCAGGCAAATGCTGCCATATGAGCTAAACTAACTGAAATGTTTAGTGCTGCAGTAGCCGGACCTTACTTAGCTTCTTTAGCAGAACTGGCAGCAGCGACGACAGGTAATGATGAAGGTGGTCTTTAAGAATTAGGCGAGAGAGGTTGATGGCAGCAACATGCGGTAAGAAGTGATAAATGGATTTCTGCCTGGCTCAAATATCATTAAGTcaggttaataactttattttgttagcttgctaactttTTGAACATAGCGTATGTAGTTTGCTTGCTACGTTATCAATGTATCGTGTATAGGTGGGTGTCTTGTTTACAAACAATACTGGGTGCGTGCGCATATTAAGAGCATATTAAGTTTCTGCTGTCTCCACTAGCGTGCACTGATGATAGTAAGTTTGGCACGTCCAGACTTTGAATGGAGTTTAAAATGTATGGACACCCTGTCTACCGAATTGGTTGAAGTTTTTTGACTGGCACTGCAACATGCTTTGCTTGCTGTTTTTTCTGTTCAGTTATATTACACGTTTGCCATGCATTCTATTGCCAATTGTCTTAATAACATGTTGGTCAGTCCTATTAGTGTTGTGAAGCTGATTTGCTGTTATCTGTGCCAGTATGATCAGTTGTTGATAGATTTGGAGGTGATAAACAGACTAGCAGTTATACATGAAggtaataaaaagataattaaactTAGTCGATAAAAAACTTAGAGTCAAAGAGCTTGGGCCTGATCAGCCTGATTAACTTCTCTATGAAGAACAGAGCAGAAGTTTGTCCAAGCAGCAGCTCACACTTGGTCCAGGTGAGCTTCAAAGGGCGCTACACAGGAGAGATAGAAGTAAATATATGGTGTTGATCTTTTACAATGTCTTTAATCATTGTATTGCTGTATTGTGCAAAAAAGTGGACAACAAACCTTAATGTAGTCCCTTCATATTATACTAGTCTAGTTTTATAGTGGTGCTATGTTAAGTTGCACCTTGATTTACCTTGCCTAAGGAAAAGTTGAATAACACACTACACCTGCTTGAATATCATAATTGAACATGTATTATCATAATGAACATGTATTATCACCCAAACTGGCAtttcatgtatttgttgtgaATTCTTCTCTTTTACATCCATTTATGTGACAGTATGACCATGACCTGAATTCAGTAACATATAATAAGGTACTTTATACATCCTACTGACACACATCAACATTATATTGATCTTTCACAGTGATTTAAAATGACCCTCATGCACATGAACTGACTTTGTATTCACATTCAAGGTGTTTTATATTTCAATCAATCCATGAATTAATCTTTGTTCTAATATTGAACAcacaatattaattttaaaggCAAACTCTTCCAACTCCCTCACCTTATATTAtccacacagacaaacaactGAGGAGTCAATAGTGACTGAATGCAGGTTGCACTACAAAGAATATCATGTAGGACCTGAAAAATAGAAACATCACTTTAAGTCCAGCAGTTTAGGATCTGATTGTTGACaacatagactgtaaaaaatctGGACGTAGTCTCTGTGATGCCAGTGAATCTCAAAGTGGGTGAATCTCTCTGTCACCATCTTGGCAGTGCCCGACTCCTCCAGACTAATCCAAAAATAGGCAAAAAGGCTGAGCGGGGATGAGTTGAGGTGTGCTGAAAATAGCTAGCCACCTGAGAGGGCACCTGCCTGTCACTCAGAGCAGCCACACCCTTAATTATGCATAGCTTTAAGCCTTCATATAGTTTAAAGTGCTAATATAAAATAGTTGTCATAAAGGCAGGAATTAGCTATATAAGCAGTTTTTGTACCAagctgtaaatatgtttatttcttcTGAAAAAGTTTAACACGGAGGCTGATGAGGATTAAGTTACTTTTGGAGCCGGGCAATttaaggaactgcagtttttggcacttctgcattggcttcaatTTTCAGCTCCGGTGGTGGTTGCTTGGTAGAACACCAGGTCCAGAGACAGGTGAATGGTGCAGCAGCCCTGGTGAGCAGCAAATGGTAGGCCTGTCGAAACTGTCTGTTCATGACAGCATAGAGCATGGGGTTGATGCAGGTGTTGAGCCAGCTGAACTTCCCACTGAGCATGTACAGAACCTGTGGCGCACGTTCATGTTTGTCTATTGTGTTAAGAAAAATGTACGgaacaaagcaaagcaaaaagCACAGGAAAACCGCTAAACACATGCGTGTCACACGCTTCATTTCTTTATCATCTCCTGAGGCTGTGGAGTGGCCAGAGGATGTTGCCTTTGTGGGAGCAGGTGTGGCTGATGGTGATGTTTGGACGATTACAGGGGGAGACTTGTTGGCAGCTGATGAATTTTCTGCCATGGTAGAAGCCTCAGATAGATCTACTTGACTGCTCATCTCACAGCTACATGTCTTTTCTACaccactgtcatcagtctcTTGAGCTGAAGAAGCTGGTTTCTTCCTGGAGGACTTGTAGCTGATCCTGTAGCGCTGCAGAGCTTTTGATGCAATCCTGACACGTCTGTAGATGAGGAGGTAGAATACACTGACACAGCCCAGACCaacaaaaaagtagaaaaagagCACAATGGTGCTGTAGGGACGACCCCTGGTGCGATTGAAGCTGCATGCGCACACCTTTGGCACAAACTCAAAAGCAGGCCAGAGTGGGCTGAACGAGGCCAGGCCAAGTGCCCACGCTGAGCTGAGGAGTAAAGTAAGACCCCAATTGGAGAAGACATGGTCAAACCAAGCCCTTTTTGCCACCATGAGATATCGGCTCATTGCGACCAGGCAGAGGGTGACAATGGAGACACCGTTGGAAACGAAGACGAGCAGGGCAGAGATGCTGCACCAGAGTGGACCACTGCGCCATCTGAGGTTTAGGTAGGTGTCAACTATGAAGGGCTGCAGTATGGTGCAGTACAGGAGATCGGCTACAGCCAGGTTGACGATGAGCACATTGAAGCGAGTCCTCAGACGTGGGTCTAAGGCGAAGGCCAGGATGGTCATCAGGTTCCCCACCGTACCAGTGATGGTCACGCCACATCCCCACACCACACCGAAGTAACGGTATCCTACAAGTAAAGGACTGTAGCAGGAGAAGGGGTCATCCTCTGTTTGATTTGTCTGGTTCATCAGCATTCTGTCAAccaacagaaatcagaaaacatgtaaacacatcTGTAATGATGCTTTCAGATATTTAGCAGTTGCCTGCAGCCACCTCAGATGTTTTCAGTGTCAGCTGTGCTGCTGATGTGGCCGGCAAACAAGTGTGGCTTTTGAACATGgcaaccagaaaaaaacaaactgaaggaAACAGGATTTTATTTAAGAGCTATTTAAGTTTGATGAATGATACACCTCTTTTTCATCGGTGAACAAACATATCAGTGGGAAGAAACAGTTGTGGTGCATCATCAGCCAAAATAACCGAAGTGAAAAACGGCACCTTGTCTGGTTTAAACTGTAGATGCAGCCAGTAGCACACGCTGGTGCTCAAAATGAGGAGCaaatattaaagtattaaatagaCAAGGGTTGCAAATAAtgattgttttaaaaagtcaaaccCAATCCACGGCAAACTACTCAAATCCATTAATCACTAatgtcatttttaatgcaaatgcaCAAGCAAAACAAAAGACTTCAATTACTCACCTTCGAGTTGATGACTTCTACCAGTCTTTTTATGGATGTGTGGTGTCTAATCTGCTCAGAGTCGGGTGTGCTTTTTGAATGGTGTTGTCTGTACATCCTCTTTTTTAATATTGAAGTGACAACAATGTTGGTGTTATTTTGATCTAATCAGTCTGTATGTGGGTGTGTTTCATCATGGAAAATATTTCCTCCGGAGGCACCTACTATACTAGGAACTAACGCAAAATTTGAATGCTTGAatttccatctgtttgtgcaTAGAATTATCAGATCAGAACTGTGTAAGATGCAAATTATAAACCTCACAGGTGTGATGTTGATATTAAAAtgaaagccaaattaaaagatGGGTGGAGTTTAAGCAAGGGGGCCAAAATAAGGCAGGGTAGAAAGGAACCTTACACCCCCAACGAAACGTGATTTTAAAAGTGATCACGTATCGGGCGTGCAGGACGGACGGTCCGAACGAATCCTGGACTTTGTTCTGTGTTCGAACATAatcctgttctttttttcctaacccctagaaagtatttttacacaaaTGCCACCATATACCATATAGCCTGATGAAATGTTAGAAAGGGATGAAAGTGTATTAAAGAACCTATACCGCCCAAACCTTATTCAGACACCAATTACTGATAACAGGctgttattatttaaaacagggtttttttgtttttttttaaattattttattaaaattattattttttaattaattaaaaataatttaaaaaattgttttggtTGACTGATAGCCCAGTGGCTCCCTCTGctctgtcaatcaatcaattagtcACTACACGGCCCAACAGGTCTTTTGgtctagacttttttttttttggttgactgATTGGCCAAtggttgaaaaaataaaaaataaaacgggCAGAGGGAGGGCCGAAAGCCTAGGCCCACTCCTCCTTGGGCCCATCGGCTGTCAATCAGTCATGCCACAGACAGAAATAAGAAAGGAGAAGAAACGCAGAGTCACAGAGAAATTATGAGAAAACAACAAGCCCTTCAGACAGATGCTAACGAATGCGTTAAACTGACTGGACCTGTCTCTGCACCTGTTGCAGCACTGGCTGCCAGCCACTGTGTAGCGTATCCGGATGAATTACTTTGTGTCGCTaaacatgtagctttcaaaataaaacacattgaaGCGCTAACAAAAaagctgtc
Coding sequences within:
- the LOC131969191 gene encoding G-protein coupled receptor 84-like, which gives rise to MLMNQTNQTEDDPFSCYSPLLVGYRYFGVVWGCGVTITGTVGNLMTILAFALDPRLRTRFNVLIVNLAVADLLYCTILQPFIVDTYLNLRWRSGPLWCSISALLVFVSNGVSIVTLCLVAMSRYLMVAKRAWFDHVFSNWGLTLLLSSAWALGLASFSPLWPAFEFVPKVCACSFNRTRGRPYSTIVLFFYFFVGLGCVSVFYLLIYRRVRIASKALQRYRISYKSSRKKPASSAQETDDSGVEKTCSCEMSSQVDLSEASTMAENSSAANKSPPVIVQTSPSATPAPTKATSSGHSTASGDDKEMKRVTRMCLAVFLCFLLCFVPYIFLNTIDKHERAPQVLYMLSGKFSWLNTCINPMLYAVMNRQFRQAYHLLLTRAAAPFTCLWTWCSTKQPPPELKIEANAEVPKTAVP